In one Oreochromis aureus strain Israel breed Guangdong linkage group 2, ZZ_aureus, whole genome shotgun sequence genomic region, the following are encoded:
- the atoh8 gene encoding protein atonal homolog 8 has translation MKNPLPLSNMWNRPDNKDPEQVSVPSTNKKFKRKSREPKRFFNGPEPDRKTYTVDVTDADWVDDAHMESHNIHKLAPLKRHLMMSQEPMASTTGILSGLKEDMAAAQSGGAIDMRIGNNVPIVASKVSQVPTSSFSNPEISHWPTSISQPLSSRLKLGLQSIFPPSTSTCNPASHQVFSLEASPGQSAPRVSQSTECHEHMDPQVPSHKESLRKRIGLSPDGSGHLPEVKAIQQTRRLLANARERTRVHTISAAFEALRKQVPCYSYGQKLSKLAILRIACNYILSLAQLAELDYSSDHSSVSFSQCVEQCTRTLQAEGRSKKRKVGRMPEDV, from the exons ATGAAGAATCCCCTTCCTCTGAGTAATATGTGGAACAGACCTGATAACAAAGACCCAGAGCAGGTCTCTGTGCCTAGCACTAACAAGAAGTTCAAGAGGAAGTCCCGCGAACCTAAAAGGTTTTTCAATGGCCCCGAGCCCGACAGGAAAACCTACACAGTTGATGTGACTGATGCAGACTGGGTAGATGACGCCCATATGGAGTCGCATAATATCCACAAGCTGGCTCCACTCAAGAGACacctgatgatgtcacaagAGCCGATGGCCAGTACCACAGGGATTCTGTCAGGATTAAAGGAAGACatggctgcagctcagagtGGTGGTGCCATAGATATGAGAATTGGCAATAATGTGCCTATTGTTGCTTCCAAAGTTTCCCAGGTGCCCACCTCTTCATTCTCTAACCCAGAGATCTCCCACTGGCCCACCTCCATCTCCCAGCCTCTGTCCAGCAGACTAAAACTGGGCCTTCAATCAATATTCCCTCCTTCAACATCAACCTGCAACCCAGCCAGTCACCAGGTGTTTTCCTTAGAGGCGTCCCCAGGCCAGTCTGCCCCCAGAGTCTCACAGTCCACCGAGTGTCACGAACATATGGATCCACAGGTCCCTTCGCATAAG GAGTCTCTGAGGAAGCGGATTGGGTTGAGTCCTGATGGATCTGGGCATCTTCCAGAAGTCAAAGCCATCCAGCAGACCAGGAGGCTGCTGGCAAACGCCAGGGAGAGGACCCGTGTCCATACCATCAGTGCTGCATTCGAGGCTCTGAGGAAACAG GTGCCGTGTTACTCGTACGGGCAGAAGCTCTCCAAGCTGGCGATACTACGTATAGCCTGCAATTACATCCTGTCTCTGGCTCAGCTCGCTGAGCTGGACTACAGTTCAGATCACAGCAGTGTGAGCTTCTCTCAGTGTGTTGAACAGTGCACACGGACCCTGCAGGCTGAGGGAAGGAGCAAGAAGAGGAAG